AGTTCATAGTCAGGCTCCTCATAGTCAGTGTCAGGCTCCTTTCTACAGCATGTTGGCCTCACAGGAGTCTCTCTGCAGTAGCTTCAGTGTAACAATGAGTTTAATAGATTTTCTAAACCAGGGGTAAAAGAAGGCATAGATCATAGGGTTCAAACAGGAgttaagataaaacaaagaTACTCCAAAGATAACAGATGAAGCAGTGAGCACAGGGTCTTCACCCACAAGAGCGACACAGTAATAAGGGCAGATACATAACAGAAAGACAACTATAACGACTCCAAGAGTACCGGCTGCTTTAATCTCTGACCCTTTAGCAGAGCCATGTGTGACGGCTGCAATCTGGGACCGCATGGCACGGGcgtgagacacagccaccacaaagaCTCTTgtatacaacacaataataatagtaatgggACCAATGAAGATTAAAATAAGATCTGCAAGTCCAAACATATAATTAATGACAACAATGCACTCTCCAATGCAAGTGTTATACCTGCCTGGATGTTTCAGGTTATCACTTAGGTTTAGACCTTGGAAGGATGAAGAGCAAAACCAACATAAAGCAACACAGACTTTAACTcttttcattgtgatttttgtggAGTAAAACATAGGATCACAAATAGCCACATAGCGGTCAACAGATATGAGCACCATGGTTCCTACTGAAGAGGAAGTGATGATATATGCCAAATACTgatacataacacacacaccgtctccgAGGAGCCAGCAGCCGTCTATGAACATAATGTGAAAGTACATGAGGAAACCAACGAGGAAATCtgagacagccagagagaggaggagggtgttggTGGGAGTTTGGAGCtgcctggagaagaaaaaacagcaacatgataTCAGAGAATGAAACATAATCAACATAATAATGTGCATGTCCAACcgttaaagtgaataaaataattggctacctgaagtgggagatggagatgatgacCATCAGgttgagaaacacagtgagcagaGAAATAAAGGATGCCAGGACGTAAATAAAAATAGCCTCAAAATGAGTATGTTTTGGCCTCCTGCAGGAGGCGTTGAGGAGATGTGGGAAACAGAGTTCACTGTTCTCCATCACCAGAGTAAGAGCAGCTTCATCACACCattgatttacttatttatttccttcCCGTTCTCCTCTGGTGACGTTTCTCTCTCCAAGGAGATGGACACACCGTTCCtactgtcctcctcttctttaatCAATCCCATTTCTCCATGTACCTCTGCACTTAGCCCTACCCCCAATGTTTTGTGCGCTTACATGTGAACGTGTTTTTTAGGTCAAAGTGTAAGACTTAACCTGCCTTCTAAACTTTTCAGAGGCACACTTCAAATGGAGGGCTATGAAATTAACCAAATCTAAAAAGGTGGCACCAAGCCTTGCCAAATGGCACTGTGAGACCATCGCTTTGGTGTTCCATGCAGCATTTTGAGCAATGTTTAATTTTCCAAATGCCATGGAATATCTTGTACGAGAGTGGTGTTTGATGGACTAGCACCTGTGATAGAGTATTTTCATAATGTACTGACATTTGGAAGTTCAActtccaacatggccacgtggTGGCATAGTGGCTAGCGCCGTTGCTTTTGCCCTATTGAGAAGTGGGCAAATTTAGTTTTTCCTGCATTGTCACATGTGCCTTGTACAGTGTCAGTATCTCATAAAATCACACttcaataaaactaaaatattccTCGTAACAATTGAGGAAGAATGTCACCACTTTGCAGAACACTTAAATAATGTATAGCCACCATGTCATGAAATTAATTTCagtaatttaatgttttgtacactcctaaaacacagacatgtcagTACTGGACTTACTTCACGTGGTTTGATCACCGCCTTTCACAATGAGCTCAGTGTGTGCGAGCAAGTCGTCTTATCCTCGGGCCAattctctttttcatttacattaacaatGGCAAACCGTTTTTAACGcttgttttaaattgtgacaaaaccaaactgttttcaaactcaaaaacaaatttgaaaCCCATTACCACTTCATTGTATCGTTTCCATGAGTGATTCTACCAGGCATGCAAATCCAGCTGTGTGATTCCCTGTTGAGGATTGGTCTTTCTGGAGCAGAGGCAGtctacttcctgcttcctgttcacTGGCATCTGTGATTGATGTGGCTGTGATTCGACCGAGTCGACCAATCAAGACTCTTCAATCAACCCCAGCTGCAGTATAAATAGCTAGTGTGCCCTCAGTTCCTGCTGGCTGTGAACCAGTGATCAGTTGGCCTCACTGTTGGTTGCATATAATTGTGTGTCTCGGAGTATTTAGAGGGTGTATTCCTTTGTCATTGCCTGTCTGAGTGGTTCCAGTCAGTGTTTAAGTATCTTTGTAAAACTTTTTAGTTCGATATGGGGTACCTAAAACAGTTGGTTACtccctttcatttgttttgagaCTGTCCAGTTGCAGAATACCTACATGTTTTTGTCCGTCTATTTTTGTAAGCTTATGGGTGCTGGGGTTTTTTTAGCCAAGAGCTAAATAGcagtcatttattcatcttcaATTTGTGTATTAGTTATTTGTCAGCACCTGTACCGCCTCCTTTTGTTCTATTTCCCCGTGCAAGTGCACACTCCTTGTTTAATTAAACTCCTGACTTAACCCTAAACCGGTCCAGTTGTCGTATTCCTTATTTCTAATTCCAATCACATGTTGCTGCTCTCCAAAACGAGCGGGGTCGTAACACTCCTTCACTCCTCATATTCAGCGCCTGGTAAAGAAGCCAAAATGGAAGCTGGGTTTTTATGTTAGTATTAAGTGTTGCCTTTTATTTTAAGGCTAAAAAGAGACGTGTTGCCTCCACCTTCATGGCTGTACTCGACTGTGGAGATACTTGTTATATGAATGCTCCAGCTCATAGTCTGTCAACGCTCAACTCTGTGTATCACAGTGCACCATTGCctttttttacagctgtgttggcTGGTCTGACTTGTCGTAAACACtagctcatttttatttaaaagtgtgttttagtTCTGCTCCCACCTTTATCTACACGTTTTTATTCAGAAAGCAAGTTCATATGATCTTAAATCACAGAATTGGTTTTATCGTCCATTCCATTAGTCAGAACTGAATGTGGtctaaaaaatgcttttttagtTTGCCCCTCCCTGACCTGTAACTGAAAGAGTTGGTGTTGCTGAAAACTTTTAAAGGGCTACCGAACGACTTGTAGTCCCAAACACCTGGCTGTAGTTAACAGCCAGGTGTAAAAGATCTAATTGTATCTGGTTTTGATGTCACTAAGCCTACATCTGttgaacacttttactttttatctatTTGACGACATGCAATGGCCATTGCCAACTGAGAACAAcaatgtatgtatacatatgtatatgtatatatatatatatatgtgttccCATGATATTGTTAAGAAAAACTTGGCAAAGTGCCACACAAAAATAGGAAGTCAGACCCCTAGTTCCTTTCACACTCAAAAATAAGGTGTattggacagacagacaacccAAAGAGTTTTAGGTAAATAACAATAGGTTGAGATCATCAATGATGGTTCCTCCTGTGTATCCTCCTGTCAATGGTGTGACCTATGATatctgggattggcaccagcaaccccaaAAACCCCGAATAATGTGCCAGATAAAGGGCTTTTGCCCTTTATTAATCCCTCAATGGAGGAATTGATGGTGttaaagcagcaaagacagtcaaaGGTGCAATCAATCAataagaaaaatgtcttttaataCCAATGAATATACAGCAAACAACATAAATCACATAATATACAgtgaacaaaatattaaatatgaaggTAATGAAAAATAGTATAGATAGTGCGTGACAACAATATATACAACATGAGCCTAATATTTGCTGTGTATTATAGAGGAGCATGTTAAAGGTAACAATCTAAATGATTTAACCAAATGTTGtaagtaaaacattcaaacacatgtCACTTTTCAGTTCATAGTCAGGCTCCTCATAGTCAGTGTCAGGCTCCTTTCTACAGCATGTTGGCCTCATAGGAGTCTCTCTGCAGTAGCTTCAGTGTAACAATGAGTTTAACAGATTTTCTAAACCAGGGGTAAAAGAAGGCATAGATCATGGGGTTCAAACAGGAgttaagataaaacaaagaTATGACAAAGGCAGCAGATGAAGCAGTGAGCACAGTGTCTTCACCCACAAGAGCAACACAGTACAATGGGCTGCTACATAACAGAAAGACAACTATAACAACTCCAAGAGTACCGGCTGCTTTAATCTCTGACCTTTTAGCTGAGCCATGTGTGACGGCTGCAATCTGGGACCGCATGGCACGAGcgtgagacacagccaccacaaaaaCTCTTgtatacaacacaataataacagtaatggGAACAATGAAGGTTAAAATAAGATCTGCAAGTCCAACAATGTAGTTAATGACAACAATGCACTCTCCAATGCAAGCGTTATACCTGCCTGGATGTTGCAGATTATCACTTAGGTTTAGACCTTGGAAGGATGAAGAGCAAAACCACATCAAAGCAACACAGACTTTAACTcttttcattgtgatttttgtggAGTAAAACATAGGATCACAAATAGCCACATAGCGGTCAACAGATATGAGCGCCATGGTTCCTACTGAAGAGGTGGTGATGATATGTCCCAAAAACTgatacataacacacacaccgtctccgAGGAGCCAGCAACCGTCTATGAACATAATGTGAAAGCATATGAGGAAACCAACGAGGAAATCtgagacagccagagagaggaggaggatgttggTGGGAGTTTGGAGCTGCCTGGAGAAGAAAAACCAGCAACATGATATCAGTGAACGAAACATAATCAATAGCATGCTATATACAATCATGTATTATCAATGGATGATGGCTACCTGAAGtgggagatagagatgatgaccagcaggttgagaaacacagtgagtaGAGAAATAAAGGACAGCAGGATGAAAATCATATCAATCATAATAGCCTCAGAGTGAGAATGTTTTGGCCTCCTGCATGAGGCGTTGAGGAGATGTGGGAAACAGAGTTCACTGTTTTCCAAAGTCTCCAtcaccagagagagagcagcttcATCACACCACTGatgtacttatttatttcctcCCCGTTCTCCTCTGGTGACGTTTCTCTCTCCAAGGAGATGGACATACCGTTTCTCTTGTCCACCTCCAAATCATGTTATACATTGAATGCCGTGCATTGTGTTCATTAGTGCATTGATCTGGGTTTAAAATTCAGATATACTTGTTGTTGTATGTGGTGTCACAGGGGATGGTTATAATATCAATGCTAGCTGGTCCATATGTACAGCTTTACAAAGGCCAAACAGAGTCTGCTGATTGACCCTGTTTGACAAATTCTGAGGCAGCTGTAAGGGGAATAGTGCCTGTCTGTGGTGTATGTTGTGCAAAATGACACTATTTTGAAGCAACTAGTTTTAAATATCTTGACCAGGTTTTGTTGCATGGATCTTTAATGGgggattaaaataaataatatctgaTCAACATTAATGAATTGTATTAAGTCAATGAAAATATATTACAAATAATAGATTAGATACATTGATTTTGggaattaattaaaattaattcatttaatgaggttaaagaaaatatattacTTTATTTGTACTAGATACAATTGAGTTGGTTAAGCTCACTCTAAAAGTTTCCCTTTTAGAGAGAGCAGGGTGCTGGAGTGGATGCTGAGGAATACACGGCAGTGTGGAATTGGCCTGTGAGACTTCCTTTCTTTGGCCCAGATGCCAAAGCAAGGAAGCACAGGGTTCTGGTCAAGTGCCTTCTTCACTATCAGATTTAGGGTGTGTGCAATGCAAATATGGTGCCGAAGCTtcagctctctcacacacgcaacCATATTGGGAGCACCATCAGTGACCATACATGTCACCTTATTAGTGATTCCCCATTCCTCCATCAGGGAGGCTTTCACAGAAGCTATATTTTCAGCAGTGTGTGATTGGGGGAATGCCTGCACTCCCAACAGCACTGAGCTGAGCCTGGTTTTCTCACCCACAAAATGGCATGTTACAGCCAGGTAGGCATCCATGTTGATGGATGTCCACATGTCAAAAGTAAGGCTAACAGCAGCCACCTTTTCAACTTTAGCCTTAGCCTTCTCCTTTGCTGACTCATGGTTAGACTCGACCATGGCCTTCAGAAGCAATCACGTGGTACAGCCGGACAGCGACGCTTCGgatgtcatcatttttggctcctcccctaaATGAAGAAGCGGTCCAGTTGTCGTATTCCACCTTATTTCTAATTCCAATCACATGTTACGGCTCTCCTTCACTCCTCATATTCAGCATCTGGTAAAGAAGCCAAATTTGAAGCTGGGTTTTTATGTTAGTATTAAATGTTGCCTTTCTTTTATGGCTAAAAAGAGACGTGTTGCCTCCACCTTCATGGCTGTACTCGACTGTGGAGATACTTGTAATATGAATGCTCCAGCTCATAGTCTGTCAACGCTCAACTCTGTGTATCACAGTGCACCATTGCCTTTTTTTATAGATGTGTTGGCTGGTCTGACTTGTTATAAACACTggctcattttatttaaaaatgtgttttagttcTGCTCCCAGAGCagagcatatatatatgtatgtatatatatctatatctatatatatatatatatatatatatctatatctatatatatatatatatgtatatatatatatatctatatatatatatatatatatatatgtatatatatatatatatatatatatatatatatatatatatatgtatatatgtgtatatatatatatatatgtatatatgtgtatatatatatgtatatatatatatatatatataccgtgCAGTGGGAAAGTACAGGCCACTTTCCAACTCTGTTATATCACATGGATGTGGAACTGACAtgccatttttctttgtcatcaATAGTTTTGAGTGTTCCCATGATATTGTGAAGAAAAACTTGGCAAAGTGCCACACAAAAATAGGAAGTCAGACCCCTAGTTCCTTTCACACTCAAAAATAAGGTGTattggacagacagacaacccAAAAACTCTTGAAACAGCCCTGCCAAAGAGTTTTAAGTAAATAACAATAGGTTGAGATCATCAATGATGGTTCCTCCTGTGTATCCTCCTATCCAATCCCTCAATGGAGTATTTGATGGTGttaaagcagcaaagacagtcaaaGGTGCGATTAATCaataagaaaaatgtgttttaataccAATGAATATACAGCAAACAACATAAAtcacataatatacagtaaacacAGTATACAACATGAGCCTAATATTTACTGCGTAAATATTATAGGGGAGCATCTAAATGATTTCACCAAATTCtaagtaaaacattcaaatacatgTCACTTTTCAGTTCATAGTCAGGCTCCTCATAGTCAGTGTCAGGCTCCTTTCTACATCATGTTGGCCTCACAGGAGTCTCTCTGCAGTAGCTTCAGTGTAACAATGAGTTTAACAGATTTTCTAAACCAGGGGTAAAAGAAGGCATAGATCATAGGGTTCAAACAGGAGTTGAGATAAAACAAAGATACTACAAAGGCAGCAGATGAAGCAGTGAGCACAGTGTCTTCACccacaataacaacacagtaCAATGGGATGCTACATAACAGAAAGACAACTATAACAACTCCAAGAGTACCGGCTGCTTTAATCTCTGACCTTTTAGCTGAGCCATGTGTGACGGCTGCAATCTGGGACCGCATGGCACGAGcatgagacac
Above is a window of Solea senegalensis isolate Sse05_10M linkage group LG2, IFAPA_SoseM_1, whole genome shotgun sequence DNA encoding:
- the LOC122783531 gene encoding trace amine-associated receptor 13c-like; the encoded protein is MENSELCFPHLLNASCRRPKHTHFEAIFIYVLASFISLLTVFLNLMVIISISHFRQLQTPTNTLLLSLAVSDFLVGFLMYFHIMFIDGCWLLGDGVCVMYQYLAYIITSSSVGTMVLISVDRYVAICDPMFYSTKITMKRVKVCVALCWFCSSSFQGLNLSDNLKHPGRYNTCIGECIVVINYMFGLADLILIFIGPITIIIVLYTRVFVVAVSHARAMRSQIAAVTHGSAKGSEIKAAGTLGVVIVVFLLCICPYYCVALVGEDPVLTASSVIFGVSLFYLNSCLNPMIYAFFYPWFRKSIKLIVTLKLLQRDSCEANML
- the LOC122783499 gene encoding trace amine-associated receptor 13c-like, which gives rise to METLENSELCFPHLLNASCRRPKHSHSEAIMIDMIFILLSFISLLTVFLNLLVIISISHFRQLQTPTNILLLSLAVSDFLVGFLICFHIMFIDGCWLLGDGVCVMYQFLGHIITTSSVGTMALISVDRYVAICDPMFYSTKITMKRVKVCVALMWFCSSSFQGLNLSDNLQHPGRYNACIGECIVVINYIVGLADLILTFIVPITVIIVLYTRVFVVAVSHARAMRSQIAAVTHGSAKRSEIKAAGTLGVVIVVFLLCSSPLYCVALVGEDTVLTASSAAFVISLFYLNSCLNPMIYAFFYPWFRKSVKLIVTLKLLQRDSYEANML